In Mycobacteriales bacterium, the genomic window CTGACGATGATCAGCAGGACGGACAGTGCGGCGGTCACGTCAAAGCTCCTCGGGTACGGCGGGTCGGGGCCAGTGTACGTGGCCCATCGCGACCGGTCAGACCAGAGCGAGCGGCGCTGCGTAGTGGCACGCAGCGGGATGCGCGACGCCAGGCCGCTCGATCAGCTCCGGCTCGTCCTCGATGCACGCCTGGCGCTCGGCGTCGGTGAGCTGGTTGGCGAACTTCGGGCAGCGGGTGCGGAACCGGCAACCGGACGGCGGTGACACCGGGCTCGGGACATCGCCGGCGATCAGGATGCGCTCCCGGCTGCGCTCCTTGGCCGGGTCGGGCAGCGGGATCGCCGAGATCAGGCCCTGCGTGTACGGATGCGCCGACGCGCTGAACAGCTCGGCCGCGGGCGCGGTCTCGACGATCTTGCCGAGGTACATCACCGCCACCCGGTCGGCGATGTGACGCACCACCGACAGGTCGTGGGCGACGAACAGGTAGGACAGTCCGAACTCGCTTTGCAGGTCTTCCAGCAGGTTGATGACACCGGCCTGGATGGATACGTCGAGTGCCGACACCGGCTCGTCGAGCACGAGCAGCTTCGGTCGCAACGCAAGGGCGCGCGCGATGCCGACGCGCTGCCGCTGGCCGCCGGAGAACTCGTGGGCGTACCGGTTGCCGTGCTCGGGAGCGAGCCCGACGAGGCGCATCAGGTCGCGCACCTGGCCTTTGGCGCCGTCGTCGTACAGGCCGTGGATGCGCAGCGGCTCGGCGATGATCTCCGCGACCGGCATCCGCGGGTCGAGCGAGGCGTACGGGTCCTGGAACACGATCTGCATGTCGCGGC contains:
- a CDS encoding oligopeptide/dipeptide ABC transporter ATP-binding protein; this encodes MAAAAPAQPAQPSQPSPAPSADGEPLLSVRGLVKHFPVRNRGIVRRVIGEVHAVCGVSLDVHHHETLGLVGESGCGKSTTGRAILNLQPPTAGEVWFQGQDISKLSRKQMRPLRRDMQIVFQDPYASLDPRMPVAEIIAEPLRIHGLYDDGAKGQVRDLMRLVGLAPEHGNRYAHEFSGGQRQRVGIARALALRPKLLVLDEPVSALDVSIQAGVINLLEDLQSEFGLSYLFVAHDLSVVRHIADRVAVMYLGKIVETAPAAELFSASAHPYTQGLISAIPLPDPAKERSRERILIAGDVPSPVSPPSGCRFRTRCPKFANQLTDAERQACIEDEPELIERPGVAHPAACHYAAPLALV